The Drosophila subobscura isolate 14011-0131.10 chromosome A, UCBerk_Dsub_1.0, whole genome shotgun sequence genome includes the window GTGAGGGGAAACacaaaccgaaaccaaaaatgaGAGCAAATGCCCGTGCACATTCGTACATACAATTCATACATTCATTTAATGCCAACTAAACAGATAAATGAAACCCTATCAATTTtgtatctatctatgtatgtacatatgtacatatgtatgtatgtctgtaggTAAATTGATTAGTAGCTTCTTTTGGTATGCACAActattttaaacaattttcaacattgaaagatacatacatatatttaaatagatAAATATTAACTTTGTCGCGCTATATCTTCAGCTTTATCCATTAGAAATGTTCTTGCaaatgcattaatttttgtgcatatttttgcgGCAGATTCCGAGTACATATTTAGCTCGCTCTTTCTTGAACTATGAAGACCACAAATCTCCAATGATAAACTGTCCCTTAAGCTGGTACGAAATGCGCAGAGAATTaagtatacatttttatataattttaaaacGAAACATTGTTGAAACAAAGAAGAACAGGGTGACTAGTGCAAAAGTCTCGTAATGTCCCATAAAAATGAATCTCGGAAAATCAGCAGAATGTGAAATTTGTTGTATGTAAACATATTTGTGTAaatctaattgaaatttgGCTGGAATTTCTGGTGTCGGTGTGGTCTGCTAATGAAACGCTGATAAGCAAGCCAGGCCCCAATTAAAGCTCAAACAGTAGTGCGCCCTCTGAGCACTTTACTCCGCAATgggagagcaacaacaacaaatatagcGCTGATTGTGAActggtggcagggcagggcagggcagggcagggcctgTGCTGTATGTAATCGGTGGCAAGTATGAAATTACCTCGAAAGTGGTGAGCGGAAGGGCAGTTCCTGTATTCCCCACTAAATCCGCAGATATCAGAAACCAGTGAatgtgaataaataaatattgaagcCATTGGATAAGAACTTTGATTTCTCAACAGAATCGATACCCAGCTTTCAGCTATACATTCAAAATCCAATATCGAAACAGccaacgtacatatgtatgtacataaatatgtacataaatgcatgcatgatgatgtatgtatgcatcAATTGCTGGGCTTATTCATCTGCTGATTGAACGGACAGTGGACACTGTATATAATTATCATTGTTGGTTGAGGCGAtcgtcattgtcattgttATCGCTGCTCTGCCCGGTTAGCTCTCactataaatacataaatatgtatatatgtacatacttatctatgtacatacagctgtgaaaaaaataatagcaccaccaccacaagcaattttcaaatagttgcccaactcacatttttaactttaaggaaacgttaagcacatttttagaaagggaagactcttacaaatctgggaacaacaaaaaaaagcacctTTTTTGTTaggcttttaagttatttaaggaactttagtgaaactcgtaaaattaggcgaaaaaaataatagcaccacttttgaaaaatggatttaaaattaaaaaaatgaccaacaagtaacgaatttcttagttaacacttttgaactattaattctaaatgtatatttatcattcaagatttaattcagtgtcctattttggcaacatcagctgcgcagcgtcttggcatggaatccactaagtccaggcatagcttttggggagctttggaccaggactcttaaatttgttctcaaagtggtccgacagtggttggtttggaatcagcaactgccttctggacatcggaccacagattttcgatgggttttatgtcaggcgactgtgcaggccactttaacacgttcggtgttggccccgaaccattcctttgctttcatgctggggctattttccgtttgaaagacccatacgaGTTGAGTTTTgtattctgcaaagggtagcattactgtctccatgaaattcaaggacacgtgctgatccatgatggtttatagtcaatgtattggccctacttcatagtaagagaagcaggcccataccattaaattcaaccttttatttttaatggttttctttggtgtcctggtgttccttgaacgtcttaagtatgatcgagatcccttttcagtaaataaaacagtttttactcatctgacgttaaaatttatgctccattttcgggatgtccaattggcatgctcccttgcaaacatcatgtgcttagtaatttgtctggcgtttaaaagtgcgattttttttgggcatcaggattttaggctatgttgtctaagatattgtcaaactttctagcccgtcgcttttattttaagctctttttttaagctcGATAGCAGCcttgaagggaaccttcttgctctcgcgaatcagccttttgaccccaaaaggggtcatagatcgttttcatccacgtgttttacgcttttcttcatagtttaaggcgtttttaatcattttattgaaactgcctaccaattgaccaaattctctgcaagtttttacgtcaaacataaattttttgcaagggtcgcgctttttcgcatttcagagctttccacgtattattgtaatgattattattagcttttatgatggaaacaatgaaatattagttaaaactaataaatacgtggtttatacaaagtcaattccgcgaaattacggatattcacttaaaatagtgctaacggtgctattatttttttcgcaatattcgtggtattttttcttaaagttacaaaaaaaaatataaagaccgaattttgaagaaaggcaaaactttgtttgttaatgaggaatacttaactatatgaaaaaactaaaaatttaaaaaaatcgcatcagtaattgctttttttttgtccaagaacaaaatgtgttgtagtggtgctattatttttttcgcaactgtatgTATACGATTACCGTATTAGCGAGCGTTTTGTGAGACACTTTTGCGCCCATACCCCCCAAAAGAAGACACCAAGGGAACGCCTTGCCGCCTGCTTTTCTGGGAAAAACAATAGCAGGATGCCAGctcatacatatctatgtaaatgtatttatgaatgcatatgtatatgtatatgtacatatgtatgtaggtagcGACCGATCTAACCGTGACTCATCCGCACTCACAATCGCACTCACTCTGAGCAAGTTTATTCATCAAAGTAATCCAATGGAAAGCGCAATACTCGCTCGAGCAtatgcaaaaaggaaaacagaatgagaatgagaatgggaatgggaatgactCTACAATGGGTCTACTTaaacatttataaacaaaatcattGATAGCTGCAGAAAAGGGAAGCGTTCAGTGAGAAGAgagggacacggacaggggcaggggcagagggacCATTCCGAAGAGAGTACTCTCATTTGAAGTGGAGCGACCACTtaagcgacaacgacaacaaattgAGCGGCCAGCAGACAGATGGCTTTGCTGAAAGTTGAAAAGTTCAGGGAACTGGCAGCACCACAAGAGACAGCCACAGAATTActtggatatatgtacatacatatatgaatgtatgtacatgtaaatatgtaaatgatgGATATAATATCATTCTTATTGAGGATCAACCAATTGAGGGACTTTCCCTGCTTAGCCAGCTTCGGCGAATGGCTAGAAAGAAGTCAATTCAGCTGATAATCGGCggcattatttatttatgtctgTTTCTGCAGCTTAGATGGGAAGATCTGCTCCGGCTGAAAGAAATATTCAACAGAAATTGataacagaaaagaaaacaaagccaaaacgCTGACTTTCAAAGCGGAAAGTGAAAGCGACAATTATTGATGACCGatcgaaacgaaataaaactCAACGAAACTCAACGACTGTCGATCGTTGATCTAATTgagtcagagacagacagacagatcgTCGGAGAACGACAGAAAGTGAAGGAAAACACGTGTCTATGGTGTGTCCATGGCAGAACATCGCTTTGcgctttattttgttgggAAGTCacttaaaatatgcaaagcaaagcaaagcagaaaccactgcccagccctgccctgccctgctctgccttGTGTATAAATAATCTAAATCGAAATAAATGATAATGAGATAAGCGACGCCCCCGCTAATTGGAGAACTGCAGGCGTCGCCGGGCGAGGGCCAATCGCATCAGACGGCGCTGCTCCAGTTCGTGCAGATGCTGCCGGACGAGCAGGCGGTGCAGCAGGTCCACCTTGGCGTACTCCTCGGCCTGCCGCTCCAGCAGTTGCCGGTGCTCGGCGACCCGCCGCTCCAATCCTCCATTCGCATCCTCTGCGGTgacactggctctggctctggcctggccttgATACAcgcagcgcagcagctgcagcagcaggcggacgAGGGTGAGCCAGAAAGTGCGCGACTTTTGGCTAAATGTTTGCGTGCTCTTCCAGGACATGCTGCTGGCTTGGGTTTATGCGATCGAGTGTGTTGGTCAGCCATCGAGCTAGAGATCTTTATACCCGAAATCTCTACCTTCTGCCTTCCTACTTGAAAGCCCTGCCTGCCCCTTAAGCCCTCAAAGTCAGCCAGGTAAATCCCCAAGGACCAAAAGGCTACCTAGATCTAAGCAGTACCTGTACACCCACAGCAATAAAcccaaataaaattgcaaaccCTTCTCTCACTTTCAGACGTCCCTGCCATGGAACAGGCGCGACCTGTGCCGGCTCCGCGGCGTCTCTGCGCCTCCGAGCTGCGTCCCGCCAACTATGAGAACATCGAGATCAAGCCCAACaacattaacaacaacaacaacattaacaacaacaacaacaacaatgctaACATCAGCCTAAAGAGACTGAACATCAACGCGGAGAACCTGCACGGCCACTGTGCGGAGAAGAAGCTGCCGGCCAGTGGCCAGAACaagctgcaggtgctgcaggAGAACAATGCCGAACAGCCGCAGCCCATCTACGGTCCGGATGCCAACGAGAATGTGCCCGCGGAGCCCATCTATGCCGCGCCCCGACCAGCGCCCAGACAGCGACCACCGCCGGCGGAGTCGCCGCAGCACGGAGTGGAGCTAGACGTGGACGCGGTGCCTTTGAGAGCGGTGCGCACAGCTCCGCAGGTGCCGCCCAAGCCGCCCGGCCTGGAGCAGCGTTCGTCCGTCTGCAGCTTGGCCTCTACGGCAGGTCAGACGGCGGGGGATGCGTCTCTCTACGGCTCGAACGCCTCGCTGGACTGCAGCTCGCAGGGGTCGCAGAGCGGCAGGTTCAAGTCGCAGTCACCCGGGTACGTAGACGACGTCGCTGGCGTTGATCAGCGGGGGCAGTCATTGCCGTCGGAAGTTTCCTCCGCACCGGGAACACCttcgcctccgcctccgccactgCCAACGTCACCGCCACCACCTTCGACATCTTCATCGACGTCGCTCGATCAGTCCTCCAGCTGTGACCAAGAACAAGATCACGAAGATGACAAGTAAACTTTACCGAAATGTTCTCCTTATACAAAACTATCTTCTGCCCTCTTCCTCCCCTAttcttctcctctctctctggtgttTCCTCTAGGCGGGTTTCTCTGTAGTTGCACGATCATCCTCCTGCCTAGTTCTTGGGTTCTTCCCATCATCCGAATATCCCATCATTGTTTGACTAACCCTAAATGAGATCAGGATGTGGCTAATCCTTCTTTGACTTTTCACaatttcggtttcggtttcggttggTTCGGTTTTTCCCCCATCTCTGGGTTTGGTACCTACGGGGCAGACTCAAAGGTTTCTGCAGCAAACGGAACTCCTTTTTATATtctatttttgcactttaaaaaattaaataattttgttttaatagtTTGATATTTAATAAGCGATGCCCAAAGCACAATTTTTCAATCTAATTGTAAATAATCGTGGTATACATCATAATTTCAGGGCTTTATCCCTTAAGTCTGAGCTAACCCCCATAAATCGATTCCCAGTGGACCAAAAGACAATACTAAAGCGGAACTATCGCCAAATGTTCGTAAACCGAAGCCTCGGAAACGAGCATTTAGCGAACTAAAAGCGAGCGAATGATATTTAAATGATATTTAAGTAACTCTCTTTATGGTGTTATGGCATTAGTCTTTGCTAACTTTGAAGCGAAATAAGATATGGACAACGCAGAATTAGTGTTCGCAACTAAGGCACTACTTGAGTCAAAAATGTCTGTTTCTAGAGCGCAAAACCAGCAAAATTGTTGCTGAAAAGTACAAAAATCCATAATTACTGCAGCACAACTGAAACAGACAGTTCCCAAATCTCTAAGTTAGCAAATTCAAAGTCTAAATAGCACTATTAGGGATATCGCCTGCAAAGTTTTGGTTCACTGGGTtgaaacaaataatatttacgtGGCGAagtcaaaatatttgcacgtTGAGTGGGCAGACCTCAGCGCATGCCCGTTCCCAGTGTTCCGAttaccattccattccaataaTAAGTGTTCCcgatactcacacacacacacaggggctcacacacacacacattgcactAGTGTTAATTGGATTTCAGTTACTTATCAAATGGGAATGAAACGAAACTCCGTCTGGCCCCTAActaactctctttctctctctctctctcgcttcgcAGAAATCTACTACGATCCTTGGGCACCACCTCGAAGCTGCTGGGCGAGGCCATTGGCGAACGGATCACATTCAAGGCCAAGGGGGCCAAGAAGCGTCTGGACAGGAACCTAAAGAGCTCCACGGAGGCGATCAGCAATCTCAGCGCCGACGCCGGCAGCCGCCTGATGAATGCCAGCCGACGATTTGGCTCGAACTTCACCCTGACGGGCAGAGGAGGCCGCGAGGACAGAGCAGAGGATGGCGGGGAGCGGTGCGTTGGGGAGTTGGATCTGGAGCGAAGGCAGACCATGCCCAGCACGGAAGTCTTCAATGCCATACAGTTCTCGAGTCCCCTGAGCCGGAATGTCGGCGGCGGAGGCTTCACCGATCTCCGGGAAcaggccaaggccaaggacaaggacaaacATGAAGTGTCGCCAGCTGGCAGGGAGGGTGCCGGGGATGAGGGCTGCTATGAGGTGCCCAAGGTGCAGGGAAAGCCACCCAGCTACGATGAGGCACTGAGAGCACGTCCCTCCCCACCTCCCCCACTGGCCAAGAATCTCGCCCAGGagccgccgacgccgacgccgtcGCCAGCTGCCCAGCAGACACAACAGGTTCAGCTGCGGTCGCAGCGTGTCCCGATCCGCGTGGATGATGCCTCAACGTCGGCCGCATCCCTGCCGATGCCCGCATTCCCCCCGCCGCGACTCTCCCAACAGCCGGAGCAGTTCCGGCTGGACGCACTGCAGCCGCCCGTGCGGCAGAAGCGGCGCAAGAACTACGAGCACATCGAGCTGCGGCGTCCCCCCGTGGACTCCGCCGAGCTGAAGGAACTAAATCgcgcagcggcggcagcggagCGGGAGGAGTCGCTGCTAATCTCCGCCAAGATTGCCGCCGAGGAGGCGCGTGCACCCAAGCCAGAGCGCAGCGATTCCTGGCAGTTCTACGGCGAGGATggtgaggagcagcagcagcagcaacagcagcggcagcggcaggaggaggatgagggaGACTCCTCCCCGGAGCCGGTCTATGCCAATCAGGAAGCCACCTACGGCAAGCTCTTCGAGATGGCcacggcaggcagcagtcgcagttgcagcttgttgacgcccagccagcagcagcagcagcagcaggagttggCCTGCATCAGCGAGGATGGGGAGTTGGACAGCAACGATGGAGCTGTGGGTGGCTGGACGGCGCCCCAGGACCTCATCGAGGAGTTCGATCCACTGATGAGCAGCAAGTGCTCGACGCTGTCGCGCTCCAACAAGAgcaacgagctgctgctgctcgaacaCCTGCTGGAGGAGGACACCTACGGCACTGTGAagcgggagcgggaggggGAGCAGGACGATATCAGCATGTGCACCTCCGAGGAGGAGCCGCCAAGTGGCTGCGGCACGGCGAGCCGACGCCAGCCACAGATCGTGCACCAGAATGCCCAGCTGCTGAGCGACAGCATGGAGAACATGCTCGaccgggagcaggagcagctggaggcacGGGCCGGGCCCTATCTAGGCAAGATAACCGAAAGTAGCGCCAACAGAACGGCGGTGGATCTGGCCAGCGTCTCAAGGAATCGCACAAATTGGTTTGTGCCTGATGGCACACCcagcacagccgcagccacagccacacccgcAGCTTCAGCTACAGGGACAGGCacctcgagcagcagcagcggcagcagcacaaaggcAGCCGTGGCCATTGAAGGCGACAGCCCACCCACCTACCTGGAGGCCATTGGAGGaggtggcacagccacaggcacacagaACCCACCAGTCAGCAGCGAGTCACGTTCCACGCTCAGCTCACGCCTGCGTAAGACAATTACCACATTCTCGAGCGTGAAGCTGCGCATGGATGTGATGAAGCGACGATCCAGCTTCAAGCGGCAGTCGGAGGTGAAGGTGGCACTGCAGATGGTGCCACGGCCCAGCCtgtcgccgctgctggtgcGCTACGAGGGGCCACTGGTGCGCTTCCCCTCGGGCGTGGTCGAGGATATACTCAAGGAGATGCAGAACCGCAAGGCCATACTGAGGGATCGCCAATTCCAGACGTTTCTCGACCAGGAGATGAAGACGCCCAGGGAGTCGATACCCCTGGACACCATAACCACGCTGCAGTGTGTCAGCAACAGTCGCGTCACGGACACGGCCACACACTTTTACTGCTTCGAGATCACGACGTCGCAGCCGAAGAACGGAGGCAacgggagcggcagcggcagcggcaacggagCGGGCGACAGCATGTCCTCGAATCCCAATCTCGTGATGACCAGCAGCTCGTCGGGCAACGTCAAGCAGCAGCGTGTCTCGCACCTCTATGGCGTGGGCAAGGAGTCCGAGAGGGGTGTCTGGATGCAGAAAATCCTCGAGAGCCTCACCAACAGCATGCCTGTGAAGTACACCTGCCACTACTACCGCGCGGGCTGGTGCTACCTAAAGGTGCGTGAAGCTACCCGCTGCGTGTGTGAGACGCTCGTGAAGctctcattttcatttcgtttcagAACTCCATCACgtcggagtggagtggcacgTGGCTGGTGTTGCGCAAGAGCCAGCGTCGTCTCATCTTCGTGAGCGAGGCCACGGGGAATGTGGAGAAGATGGACTTGCGCAAGGCGCGTTGCATAGGTGAGAATAAATCCATCGAATATGTAGAATAATTGAAGGAATTCCCCTCTTGAATAGTGCTCAAGGACAGCGACGAGTCGATTGATAACCTGCACGTCGGCAGCGGGCCAATGCTGATGATTGACTGTCCACCGTTTGCGGTCTACATGATCATGAGCTCGGCACGCGAGACAAAGATCTGGCGTCACATCATACGGGAGGTGGCCCACAACAATGGCTTCTCGCTGGGCGATCAGCAGCTGACTCGCTACGATGTGCCCGTCATTGTGGACAAGTGCATCAACTTTGTGTACATTCACGGCTCCATGTCGGAGGGTATCTACCGCAAGTCCGGCTCGGAGAACTCCATGCACAAGCTGATGAGCGCCTTCCGGGCGGATGCCTTCAACGTGGAGATCACTCGCAACGAGTACAACGAGCACGATGTGGCCAATGTGCTCAAGCGCTTCATGCGGGACCTGCCCGAGCGACTGCTGGGCAAGCTAACCGACAGCTTCGTGTTCGTCACCGAGCTGGATGTGGCCGCCGAGAAGATTCCCATCTATCGCGAGCTGCTCGCTCGCCTCTCGCCCATCGAGCACGAGACACTGCGACGAATCGTGGGCCATCTGGTGTTCATTAGCTCGCAGCAGACCAAGAACAAAATGAGCGTGCAGAATCTGACCATGATCTGGGGCCCaacgctgctggccaagaaggTGGGTCAtcatctgcatttgcatttgcatttgcatttgttatcttttatcttttatctACTCCCTCAACAGAGCGACGAGCTGATCTACTCTCAGAAAGAGGCCGATGTGCTGAGCGATCTCATTCTTCTCTACAAGAACCTATTTCCCGTCAGTGCCGATGAAATTGTAAGTTGAAAAAGGCCAACGCCAGCTGGGCCGTGTCTCTTAATGTTGTTCTTTGATGCAGAAACGGGAGCAGGCCATGCTGGCGTGCCTGCAAAAGTATTACTCCGCCGCCGAGACGCTCAAAGATGCGGTGAAGCAGTCGGGAGACATTAAGATCTGGATCAGCCTCAATCCGAATCCAGACAACACCACAGAGGTGGGCCATCCATTCATCATTTACGATTGACTTCGACTTCTAATCGATTTATTTGTCCAGGAAAAGACGCAGGTAAACGCCACAATATCGCCCACGAAGACCGCCTACGAGCTGTGTCGTGAGTACGCTGCCAAAATGCAACTGCCAACCCATCAGCTGACGCTGTACGAAGTGATACTGAACGACAGCTTGGAGCGGCCACTGCACCATGATACGAAGGTGTTTGACGTGATCCTGAACTGGTCGTACTGGCCGGAGGAGGATCGCAAGCACAACTATCTGATGGTGCGACCCATTGAGATGCTGCGCGAAATCCAGCGGGCGGTCAAGAATTTGGCAACGGTGACGCCCGGCAAGGAGCTGCGCTTCGCCGACAATCGCACCAAGACATTCAAATCTCTGCAGTGCGAGCTGCGGGACGGCAAGATTGTTGTCTCCAAGAAGGACAAGAACGACAAGACGACAATTATCAGGGAGATTTTCCTGCAGAGCTGTACGGCCTATGTGGGCTGTGAGCGCAAGCGAGACTTTCCCTGGAGCTGGGCCATCACCTTTGTCGAGCGCACCCAGGCGCAGATAATGAGGTTTGGGTTTGGCATCGCACCCAAGACATTTATTTCCTAAACAAATGTGTCTCTATATTTCCATTGCAGATCACGAGATGCTCCCTATATTGGCCATGtgctggcaggcagcgagTGGGTAGATCGTACCATTTGGTATTCGAGTATCTGGTATTGCCTCTACGGTGACAATATTCTCCCACCCCCAGAGATCATTCTCAAGTAGAGATCTCAAGTCAACAGATGTCTTgcgtgtctgcctgtctgcctgtcggTTGCATTTCTTTAGTTGTTATGTATAAATGTAGGTAGATAATATGAATTTAATATCAAATACGATTGATTTACGAACCTTCACTTGTCCTGCTTTAACTTCCCATTACCTCTGtacataatcataatcatattCACTCAGAATCCAAATTGTACATTACCATAACTGAACATTGATCACTTTTACGCGTACATactcgtttgtgtgtgtaccatATTGTAATTGAGTGTCTGCCATTTGTCTTCAATGCATGTATCAGTTCATAGCATTTGGATCCCTCAAAGGCCCTGCGATACTTAGACTACCTGACTTGAGGAACTAATGCGCCttggcctttgcctttgcctttgcttggcaatattttcatatttgtaatataatttttaaatgtatttctaATGGGGCCCCGCGATTTTATgcaatacatacaaatattttgtagcCATTCAATTAAGAAACCACACAATACAGAGCAGCAAATGTTCAAtctaaatgaaataaaaacaaaatatacataccATCCCACAAAGCATTTCTTAACTTGGGATCAGAAATAACGATTTTAATGACTATTGCGATTATGCTGTGGGTATCGATCATCTGTACTGCCTGCCTCGTCCCGCCTTCCAAAGATTCACtagaatatttttcaaactgctttttatttcaaatttgtttttgcttcctCGCATTTTCACTTGTAAGATTTTGTTTCGCATCAATATGTTGCTTGAACTTTACATAAATcaatattgttgctgctgctgctgttgttgttgttgttgtacaatatatagatagaaactGCATACataatatacacacatatgtaggtatataCGTCcatatatctatctatccgCAGATAGTTGCCATATGGAGGAGGTGTTAAGTTTATTCATAAAGAAAACATGATTTGACTAACTTTAGTATGTATTTGTTGAAGCCATCTTCGTGTCGTTGGGGGAGGGTAGCTGAAGGTGTGCCAATATCATGGGTCGGGTGTGCCCGGTTTGGTGTGCCATCCACCCGGTTAATTGCCAAGCGTGTGGGGACTTGGGATAAGGATTCAAAGATTTCTATGTACATAGACTTGGgaagtggtgctgctgggcatgacatggacatgggcacAGGCAATCTTTCTATCAATCAGaagcaaataaacacacaGTGTCCTCGATTGTTATATTTTACTTTCTCATCTGCTGTGTGGGGGGAGTGgcgtat containing:
- the LOC117895709 gene encoding uncharacterized protein LOC117895709, whose protein sequence is MSWKSTQTFSQKSRTFWLTLVRLLLQLLRCVYQGQARARASVTAEDANGGLERRVAEHRQLLERQAEEYAKVDLLHRLLVRQHLHELEQRRLMRLALARRRLQFSN